GATGGCGGACAACCGCGGGCCGTCGACCTGCATGGCCCCCGCACTCTCCCGGTCGGCGGTCGGCCGGGTGCGGATGGCGGACAACCGCGAGCCGTCGACCTGCTCGCGGCGGCGCCGGACGATCGGCGCGCGATCCAGTACCTGAAGCGGGCCGGGTTCGCGGAGCCGGCGGCCGCGCTGCGCAACCTGCACGCGCTCACGCCGACGCCGCGGGAGGCCGCGCTGCTCGCCCCCGCGCTGCCGGGGCTGCTCGCCGCGCTCGCCGACGCCCCCGATCCGGACATGGCGCTGAACAACCTCGAGCGCCTGGCCGCGCAGGGGGAGCACGTCGCGTTCCTCCGGCTCATCACCAGCCATCCCGGCGCCATCCATCTGCTCGCCCGGCTGGGAGGTACCAGCCAGTTCCTCGCCGACACGCTGCGGCGATATCCGACCCTGCTGCCCTGGCTGCTCGAGCCGCGGACGATGCGACAGTGGCTGGTCGACGAGCTCGCGGCGGATCTGGCCGCGAGCCTGCGGGTCGTCGATCGGCCCGAGTCCAGGATGAACGCGCTGCGGCGCTTCAAGTATCGCCAGCTGCTGCGGATCGGCAGCCGCGATATCCTGGGCGACGCCGATCTCACCGTCACCACCGAGGAGCTGTCGCACCTGGCCGACGTGTGCCTCGCCGCGGCCTGGGACTGGACGCGCGCGCGGCTCGAGACGCTCTACGGTCCGCCCATCGGCCCCGACGGCGAGCCCACCGGCCTCGCGGTGATCGGGATGGGCAAGCTGGGTGGCGAGGAGCTCAACTACTCCTCGGACATCGATCCGATCTTCGTCTACGGCGAGGACGGTGAGACCGCGGGGGGCGAGGCGGGACGCGTCGCCAACGGCGAGTTCTTCGCCCAGGGCGTGCGCGGCATCGTGGAGGCCCTCGAGTCGGTGACCGAGGAGGGCCACGTCTTCCGCGTCGACCTGCGCCTGCGGCCGGAGGGCCGCTCGGGCGCCCTGATCCTGTCCATCGCCGGCTACCGCGCGTACTTCGCCGATCGCGCCGCGCTCTGGGAGCGCCAGGCCCTCATCAAGGCGCGCGCGGCCGCGGGCGATCCCGCGGTGGCCGCCCGCTTCTTCGAGGCGGTCCGCGCGTTCGTGTACCGTCCGGGACTCGATCCCGCGATCGTGGGCGAGGTGCGCGGGATGAAGACGCAGATCGACCGCTCGCTGCGCGGCAAGGACGCCGAGCACCGCAACGTCAAGCTCGGCCGCGGCGGCATCCGCGAAGTGGAGTTCCTGGTGCAGGCACTGCAGCTGCTCTACGGCGGCGACGATCCGTGGCTGCGCGAGCGCAACAGCCTGCGCGCGATCTTCCGCTTGACCGAGCGCGGCTATCTGCCGCCCGCGCTCGGGCGCGAGCTGGGCGACGCGCTGGTGTACCTGCGCACCGTCGAGCACCGGCTGCAGCTCGTCAACGAGTTCCAGATCCACACGCTGCCCGAGGAGCGGCGCGCGCTCGGCCTGCTCGCCCGGCGCATGGGCATCGCGCGGCCACCCGCCGCGGCGGCCCGCGAGTTCCTGGCGCGTCACCGCCGCATCACCACGCTGGTGCACCGCGCGTTCCGTGACTTCTTCGCGGCGGCGCCCGCCGCGGCGGCCCCGCCGGTGCGCATCCCGACCTACACCGCGCTCAAGGCCACCGGCTTCACGGATCCCGACCGCGCGCGCCAGAACCTCCGGCTCGTCCTGGAAGGTCGTCCCCTCATTCCGTATCCGGCCGCGGCGGGCCGCGCGATCGCCCGCCTCTTTCCGGTGCTGCTCGACGCGCTCTGGCAGAGCCCCGATCCCGACGAGGCCCTCGCCCAGCTCGAGCGGTTCGTCGCGGCCGCCGGCCCGCGGACCGCCTATCTGGAGCTGCTGGCCGACCGGCCGGACCTGCTCACCAACCTGGTGCGGCTCTGCGCGCGCGGCGAGCTGCTCACCGAGCTCTTGATGGCCCAGCCGGAGCTGCTCAACGGGCTCGCGAGCCCGGAGACCTTCGCGGCGCATCGGAGCAAGCGCGAGTTCCGCGCCGATCTGGCCGCGGTGCTGGCGCCCCGGCTCGATCCGGCGGAGCGCAAGGACCGGCTGCGGCGGCTCAAGCAGGCCGAGGAGCTGGCGATCACGTGGCGCATGCTACTCGGGGTGACCGACGCCGAGCGCTTCTCGCGGGAGATGACCGCGCTGGCCGAGGCCGCGCTCGCGGTGGCCTGGACGCTCGCGCTCGAGGAGACCGTCGAGCATTTCGGCGTCCCGCGCGATCCGGCGGGCCGGCTGGTCCCCGCCGCCATCATCGGACTCGGCAAGTTCGGCGGCCGCGAGCTGACCACCGGCTCCGACCTGGACCTGTTCGTGATCTACGGCGGAGCCGGCGTCACCGACGGCGCCGAGGCGGTGGAGGCCCACGTCTTCTACGACCGCACCGTCGAGTCGCTCACCGGCTGGCTCGGCGACATCACCGCGGCGGGCATCGTCTTTCCGGTGGACCTGCGCTTGCGCCCGGGCTCCAAGGGCAGCGGCTTCGCCTCCAGCGACGAGGCGCTCGAGCGCTACTACCGCGAATGGGCGGATCCCTGGGAGCGCCAGACGCTGACCCGCGCCCGGCTGGTGGGCGGCGACCCCGCGCTCGGCCGGTCGGTGCGCCGTCGGATCCGCGGACTGCTCTACGGCCCCGACGCGCCGCCGCCGGACCTGAGGGAGATGCGCATGCTCCGCGACCGCATGGAGCGGGAGCTGGGCAAGGAGACGCCCGGGCGCTTGCATGTCAAATTCGGGCGCGGCGGGCTGGTGGACGTGGAGTTCACCACCCAGGCGCTGCAGCTGCGGCACGGGGCCCGGCATCCGGCGATCCGTCGCGCCAGCACGCTGCCCGCGATACGGGCGATGGGGGCGGCCGGGCTGCTGCCGGCCGCCGACGCCGACACGCTGGCCGCTCAGTACCGGTTCCTGCGGCGCGTCTCCCTCGGACTGCGCCTCTTCGGCACGCGGCCGTCGGACACCCTCGAGGTGGCGGGTCCGAACCCGGCCCGGCTGGCCAAGACGCTGGACTACCCGTCGCGGAAGGACTTTCTCGAGGACTACCGGCGCCGCACCACCTGGGTGCGCGCGCTGTTCGACCGCGTCGTCATCCCGATCTGAATCAGGCCCCCGCGTCGCGGGTGATGCGCGCGCCCAGCGCGAGGAGGCGCTCGTCGATCCGCTCGTAGCCGCGGTCCACCTGGTGTGCGTTCATGATCACCGAGGTTCCGCGCGCGCAGAGCGCGGCTCCGATCAGGGCCATCCCGGCCCGGATGTCGGGCGACACGATCGGCGCGGCCCGCAGCTCGCTGGGTCCTACCACCACCGCCCGATGTGGATCGCAGAGCACGATCCGCGCCCCCATCGCGATCAGGCTGTCCACGAAGAACAGGCGGCTCTCGAAGAGCTTCTCGTGGATCAGCACGGTGCCGTGGCTCTGGGTGGCCAGCACCAGCGCGAGGGAGGTGAGATCGGCCGGGAACCCGGGCCACGGCGCGTCGTCCACCTTGGGGATGGCCCCGTCGGCCTCGACGGCGATGCGCAGCTGCTGCGGGCCGGGCACCACCAGGGTGGTGCCCTCGAGCGTCGTCTCGACGCCCAGGCGCTGGTAGGCGAGTCGGATCATTCGCAGATCGTCGGGCACCACGTCGCGGATCTTCAGGTGTCCGCCGGTCATGGCGGCCAGGGCCACGAAGGACCCGATCTCGATGTGATCCGGGCCGAGGCGATGGCGGCCGGGCCCGAGGTCGCGCACGCCGTCGATCGTGAGCTGGTTCGTGCCGATGCCGCCGATGCGCGCGCCCAGGCCGTTGAGGAAGTGGCACAATCCCTGGACGTGCGGCTCGCTGGCCGCGTTCAGGATGCGGGTGGTGCCGTCGCCCAGCGCGGCGGCCATCACCGCGTTCTCGGTGGCGGTCACGCTCGCCTCGTCGAGGAAGATCTCGGCGCCCTGGAAGCGGCCGTCGAGGGTCAGGTGGAGCGCCGGGCCCGGCTCGACCCGCGCGCCGAGGCCGGTCAGCGCGAGGAGATGGGTGTCGAGCCGCCGCCGGCCGATCCGATCACCGCCCGGCGGCGGCAGCACCGCGCGGCCGGTGCGGGCGAGGAGTCCCGGCGCCAGCAGCACCGAGCCGCGCAGGCGCGACATCACCGTCGGGTCGGGATCGTGGCCCTTCAGATGGGTCGCGTCCAGCCGCGCGGTGCCCCGGTCGTCGAGCGCGACCTCCACCCCCAGGTGGCGCAGCCCTTCCAGCAGCGCGGCCACGTCCCGGATGCGCGGCACGTTGTCGACGACCACCTCCCCCTTCACGAGCAGGCAGGCCGCGAGCACGGGCAGGGCCTCGTTCTTGTTGCCGGCCGGCGTCACCGTCCCGCGGAGCGGATGGCCGCCTTCCACCAGGAATCGATCTCCAGTCACCGGGGTCTCCTCGTTCTGGTATCGGTCGACCGCGCGAGCCTGCTGTCTTCAACCGTAGACGCCGCCGCGGATTTCTGTCGAGGGAAAACGTTGCGCCGCCCGGTGTATGATCCCGTCGTGCCGGCATGACCGAACGCCTCTTCATCCTCGACGGACCCGGCTTCCTGTTCCGCGCCTACCACGCGCTGCCCTTCCTCTCCACCTCCCGCGGAGAGCCGAGCCATGCCGTCTTCGGCATGTCCACCATGCTCTGGAAGCTCCTGCGCGAGGACAGCCCCGACTTCTTCGCGGTGGCCTGGGATCCGCCCGGCAAGACGTTCCGCGAGGAGCAGTTCGCGGCCTACAAGGAGACGCGCGCGCCGACTCCCAACGATCTCCGCGTCCAGATCCCACGGGTCAAGACGCTCTTCGAGGCCCTCCACGTGCCGGTGCTCGAGGTGCCCGGCTTCGAGGCCGACGACGTGCTGGGCACGGTGGTCGAGCAGGTGCGTGACCGGCCGCTCGACGTCGTGCTGGTGACCTCGGACAAGGACATGCTCCAGCTGGTGAGCCCGCGGGTGCGGGTGTTCTCGACCACCGGACGCGGCGGCGATCGCGTCGTCTACGACGAGGCGGCGGTGAAGGCCAAGTGGGGCGTGGAGCCCGCGCAGATCCCGGACATCCTGGCCCTGATGGGCGACTCCATCGACAACATTCCGGGCGTGCCCGGGGTGGGGGAGAAGACGGCGGCCAAGCTGATCGGTCAGTTCGGCTCGGTGGAGCGCCTGTACGAGAACCTGTCGCTGGTGCCCGGCAAGCTCCGCGAGACGCTCGCGGCCAACCGCAAGCAGGCGCTGCTCTCCCGCGAGCTGGCCACGGTGAGCACGCGGGTGCCGATCACCCTCGACCTCGAGATGGTGCGCCGGCGCGAGCCGGACTGGGACCGGCTGCGCACCCTCTGGACCGAGATGGAGTTCTACACCCTGCTGCGCCAGCTGCCGGCCCAGCCCGCGCCCGAAGCGGGCGGTGACGAGACGCCCACGATCGGGGACGCGGAGGGCCTCGCGCGCTTCCTGGCGGAGGTGCCGGCGGGCGAGCCGATCGCGGTGGAGTGGGTGGGGGATGCGGCGCCGCCGGATCCCACGGTGCGGGAGATCGGCCTGTATCACGCGGCCGCGGGCGCCGCGGTGGTGATCTGCGGCAGCGTGGCGGACGACGGCTGCCGGTGGGTCGTGGAGGGGCTGGCCGGGCGCACGCTGATCGGTCACGATGTGAAGGCGCTGGCCGAGTGGTGGCTGGCTCGCGGTGCCGCGCTGCCACCGCTCGAGGACACCGCGGTCGTGGCATACCTGCTCAATCCCGCGCGCACCAACTACAAGCTCGAGGAGGTCTGCGCCGAGCTGCTGGGCCAGGGCCCGGGGGTGGCGCGCGCGGGTACGCGAGCGCGCTGGATCGGCGACCTCTGGGCCATGGCCCCGCGCGCGCTGGAGGAGGTCGGGCTGCTGCGCCTCTACGAGGACATCGAGCGGCCGCTGATCGCGGTGCTGGCCGACATGGAGCGCCACGGCATCCGGGTGGACCGGGCGCGGCTCGGCGAGTTCTCGCGCGAGCTGGAGATCCACCTCGACCGGACGACTCGGGAGATCTATCAGCTGGCCGGCGAGGAGTTCAACATCGGCTCGCCGAAGCAGCTCGCCTACATCCTGTTCGAGAAGCTCAAGCTGCCGCCGGTGAAGCGCACCAAGACC
This portion of the Candidatus Methylomirabilota bacterium genome encodes:
- the glnE gene encoding bifunctional [glutamate--ammonia ligase]-adenylyl-L-tyrosine phosphorylase/[glutamate--ammonia-ligase] adenylyltransferase, which gives rise to DGGQPRAVDLHGPRTLPVGGRPGADGGQPRAVDLLAAAPDDRRAIQYLKRAGFAEPAAALRNLHALTPTPREAALLAPALPGLLAALADAPDPDMALNNLERLAAQGEHVAFLRLITSHPGAIHLLARLGGTSQFLADTLRRYPTLLPWLLEPRTMRQWLVDELAADLAASLRVVDRPESRMNALRRFKYRQLLRIGSRDILGDADLTVTTEELSHLADVCLAAAWDWTRARLETLYGPPIGPDGEPTGLAVIGMGKLGGEELNYSSDIDPIFVYGEDGETAGGEAGRVANGEFFAQGVRGIVEALESVTEEGHVFRVDLRLRPEGRSGALILSIAGYRAYFADRAALWERQALIKARAAAGDPAVAARFFEAVRAFVYRPGLDPAIVGEVRGMKTQIDRSLRGKDAEHRNVKLGRGGIREVEFLVQALQLLYGGDDPWLRERNSLRAIFRLTERGYLPPALGRELGDALVYLRTVEHRLQLVNEFQIHTLPEERRALGLLARRMGIARPPAAAAREFLARHRRITTLVHRAFRDFFAAAPAAAAPPVRIPTYTALKATGFTDPDRARQNLRLVLEGRPLIPYPAAAGRAIARLFPVLLDALWQSPDPDEALAQLERFVAAAGPRTAYLELLADRPDLLTNLVRLCARGELLTELLMAQPELLNGLASPETFAAHRSKREFRADLAAVLAPRLDPAERKDRLRRLKQAEELAITWRMLLGVTDAERFSREMTALAEAALAVAWTLALEETVEHFGVPRDPAGRLVPAAIIGLGKFGGRELTTGSDLDLFVIYGGAGVTDGAEAVEAHVFYDRTVESLTGWLGDITAAGIVFPVDLRLRPGSKGSGFASSDEALERYYREWADPWERQTLTRARLVGGDPALGRSVRRRIRGLLYGPDAPPPDLREMRMLRDRMERELGKETPGRLHVKFGRGGLVDVEFTTQALQLRHGARHPAIRRASTLPAIRAMGAAGLLPAADADTLAAQYRFLRRVSLGLRLFGTRPSDTLEVAGPNPARLAKTLDYPSRKDFLEDYRRRTTWVRALFDRVVIPI
- the murA gene encoding UDP-N-acetylglucosamine 1-carboxyvinyltransferase; amino-acid sequence: MTGDRFLVEGGHPLRGTVTPAGNKNEALPVLAACLLVKGEVVVDNVPRIRDVAALLEGLRHLGVEVALDDRGTARLDATHLKGHDPDPTVMSRLRGSVLLAPGLLARTGRAVLPPPGGDRIGRRRLDTHLLALTGLGARVEPGPALHLTLDGRFQGAEIFLDEASVTATENAVMAAALGDGTTRILNAASEPHVQGLCHFLNGLGARIGGIGTNQLTIDGVRDLGPGRHRLGPDHIEIGSFVALAAMTGGHLKIRDVVPDDLRMIRLAYQRLGVETTLEGTTLVVPGPQQLRIAVEADGAIPKVDDAPWPGFPADLTSLALVLATQSHGTVLIHEKLFESRLFFVDSLIAMGARIVLCDPHRAVVVGPSELRAAPIVSPDIRAGMALIGAALCARGTSVIMNAHQVDRGYERIDERLLALGARITRDAGA
- the polA gene encoding DNA polymerase I; this translates as MTERLFILDGPGFLFRAYHALPFLSTSRGEPSHAVFGMSTMLWKLLREDSPDFFAVAWDPPGKTFREEQFAAYKETRAPTPNDLRVQIPRVKTLFEALHVPVLEVPGFEADDVLGTVVEQVRDRPLDVVLVTSDKDMLQLVSPRVRVFSTTGRGGDRVVYDEAAVKAKWGVEPAQIPDILALMGDSIDNIPGVPGVGEKTAAKLIGQFGSVERLYENLSLVPGKLRETLAANRKQALLSRELATVSTRVPITLDLEMVRRREPDWDRLRTLWTEMEFYTLLRQLPAQPAPEAGGDETPTIGDAEGLARFLAEVPAGEPIAVEWVGDAAPPDPTVREIGLYHAAAGAAVVICGSVADDGCRWVVEGLAGRTLIGHDVKALAEWWLARGAALPPLEDTAVVAYLLNPARTNYKLEEVCAELLGQGPGVARAGTRARWIGDLWAMAPRALEEVGLLRLYEDIERPLIAVLADMERHGIRVDRARLGEFSRELEIHLDRTTREIYQLAGEEFNIGSPKQLAYILFEKLKLPPVKRTKTGYSTDADVLEQLAIGHELPARIVEHRTLAKLKSTYADALPTLVNPVTDRIHTSFNQLVAATGRLSSSNPNAQNIPVRTELGRRIRAAFVPEAGWRFLAADYSQIELRILAHVSGEESLVEAFRRGEDIHARTASEVFGVALDAVTDEQRDIAKTTNFSVIYGVTAFGLSRGLDISTRQAQEFLDRFFARHPKVKAYLTRTVAEARERGFVTTLLGRRRYLPELRSGNPNLRGFGERMATNAPIQGTAADLVKIAMVRMAERLRAEGLQSRMLLQVHDELLFEAPAAEVERLRTLTVEVMESALPLDVPLKVDVKVGDDWAAV